A region from the Geobacter benzoatilyticus genome encodes:
- a CDS encoding nuclear transport factor 2 family protein, which yields MRPLLPLLLTLALAGCSTESRTVEEVMRLREQALATADASLYASLISPGYQDKGIDCREKRAELAKTLSDFGPVSYRSLSRTVSASGGEATVTGRYAMKVTVKGNPLEITGEEAIRLRRETDGWKIVGGI from the coding sequence ATGCGCCCCCTGCTTCCGCTCCTGCTCACCCTTGCGCTTGCCGGTTGCTCAACCGAAAGCCGGACGGTCGAGGAGGTAATGCGGCTGCGGGAACAGGCCCTTGCCACGGCGGACGCAAGCCTATACGCATCGCTCATATCCCCCGGCTACCAGGATAAAGGGATAGATTGCCGGGAAAAGCGCGCCGAACTGGCCAAAACACTTTCTGATTTCGGCCCCGTCTCATATCGCTCTCTCAGCCGCACCGTATCGGCAAGTGGCGGCGAAGCCACCGTAACCGGCCGCTACGCAATGAAAGTCACCGTAAAAGGAAACCCCCTGGAGATTACCGGCGAGGAAGCAATCCGGCTCCGCCGGGAAACGGACGGCTGGAAGATCGTCGGGGGGATCTGA
- the crcB gene encoding fluoride efflux transporter CrcB — translation MLTVASIAIFGALGCLARYILSGWVYALAGRGFPYGTMAVNVVGAFLIGLIMEFGLRTTLIPQEIRVGLTIGFLGGLTTFSTFSYETFRLLEDGEFVTAAVNVVVSVLVCLACTWAGIATARHL, via the coding sequence ATGCTGACCGTTGCCTCCATAGCCATCTTCGGCGCCCTCGGCTGCCTTGCCCGCTACATCCTCTCCGGTTGGGTCTATGCCCTGGCCGGCCGGGGCTTTCCTTACGGAACCATGGCGGTGAACGTTGTGGGAGCCTTCCTCATCGGCCTCATCATGGAGTTCGGACTCCGCACCACCCTAATCCCGCAGGAAATCCGGGTCGGGCTCACCATCGGTTTCCTGGGGGGGCTCACCACCTTCTCAACCTTCAGCTATGAAACCTTCCGGCTGCTTGAAGATGGCGAGTTCGTCACCGCGGCCGTAAACGTAGTTGTCAGCGTCCTGGTCTGCCTCGCCTGCACTTGGGCGGGGATAGCGACCGCGCGGCACCTGTAA
- the mltG gene encoding endolytic transglycosylase MltG: protein MLRDRRIIAALAIALLLLLAPTARYLLFLALPAGDGRTVRIIDFQKGESISQVAADMEREGILSSARLFVFHIRIKGVSGKLQAGEYQFNNGMRPSEILRRMVSGEVYTRRFTVPEGYSIHQIAELLESQHLFAKERFLKAAKDPKLLAELGIDGNSVEGYLFPSTYNVARAMDEVDLIRAMAAQFSKIYDDCFADAAQRSGMTRTQVVTLASLIEKEAVVAEERPLISSVFHNRLAGGMRLQSDPTAVYGVRAFAGNVTKHDIGRTTPYNTYLIPGLPPGPIGNPGKGALEAAINPVRTNYLYFVSKKDGTHHFSTNLDEHNAAVTTYLKNNRTR, encoded by the coding sequence ATGCTGAGAGACCGCCGCATTATCGCCGCGCTTGCCATTGCACTGCTTCTGCTTCTGGCACCCACCGCCCGCTATCTTCTCTTCCTCGCCCTTCCCGCCGGGGATGGCAGGACCGTACGGATAATTGACTTCCAAAAGGGAGAATCAATCTCGCAGGTCGCCGCTGACATGGAACGGGAAGGAATCCTTTCCAGCGCCCGCCTCTTTGTATTCCACATTCGCATCAAGGGGGTCTCCGGCAAACTGCAAGCTGGAGAATATCAATTCAACAACGGGATGCGCCCATCGGAAATCCTTCGCAGAATGGTGAGCGGTGAGGTTTATACACGCAGGTTCACGGTCCCCGAAGGATACTCGATCCATCAGATCGCCGAACTACTGGAGAGTCAGCATCTTTTCGCCAAAGAGAGATTCCTTAAAGCAGCCAAGGACCCAAAGCTGCTGGCCGAATTGGGCATTGATGGGAACAGTGTCGAAGGATATCTTTTCCCCAGCACATACAATGTAGCTCGCGCCATGGACGAGGTGGATCTCATCCGGGCCATGGCAGCCCAGTTCAGCAAAATATATGACGACTGTTTTGCTGATGCGGCACAGCGTTCCGGCATGACGCGCACCCAGGTGGTTACCCTGGCCTCTCTCATCGAGAAAGAGGCTGTGGTAGCAGAAGAGCGGCCTCTCATCTCTTCGGTATTTCACAACCGGCTTGCCGGGGGCATGCGACTCCAGAGCGACCCTACCGCCGTTTACGGGGTAAGAGCGTTCGCCGGCAACGTGACCAAGCATGACATCGGACGCACCACCCCCTACAACACCTATCTCATTCCCGGCCTTCCCCCCGGCCCCATAGGTAATCCAGGCAAGGGAGCCCTGGAGGCCGCCATAAATCCGGTTCGCACCAATTACCTGTATTTCGTGTCAAAAAAAGACGGCACACACCACTTTTCCACCAACCTCGACGAGCATAACGCCGCTGTCACCACCTACCTCAAAAACAACCGCACCAGATAG
- a CDS encoding DUF190 domain-containing protein, whose amino-acid sequence MSKLIGEQVLMRIFIGESDRHGRTPLHEALVELFRREGFAGATVLRGVAGFGARSVYHTDKLLRLSADLPIVVEVVDSQERFDAIMPKIDAMMNGGMITLEKATVIHYD is encoded by the coding sequence ATGTCCAAACTCATCGGCGAACAGGTTCTCATGCGCATCTTCATCGGTGAAAGCGACCGGCATGGCCGTACCCCCCTCCACGAAGCCCTCGTGGAACTCTTTCGCCGGGAGGGGTTTGCCGGAGCCACCGTACTGCGCGGAGTGGCGGGATTCGGCGCCCGCAGCGTCTACCACACCGACAAGCTTCTGCGCCTTTCCGCCGACCTCCCCATTGTTGTGGAAGTGGTCGATTCCCAGGAACGGTTCGACGCAATCATGCCGAAGATCGATGCCATGATGAACGGCGGGATGATTACGCTGGAAAAGGCCACGGTCATCCACTACGACTAA
- a CDS encoding DoxX family protein → MDPVKKHLTAVLRVGLGALFLYAGIIKILTPAAFAGSIANYQVLPYAGNYLAAAILPWIEVICGALLVTGWRTRSAAALVALMNAFFIILLFSTVARGLDIDCGCFKQGGDKTTAWTAIFRDTMFLVAAVFVYRKGTK, encoded by the coding sequence ATGGACCCTGTCAAGAAGCACCTTACCGCCGTGCTCAGGGTTGGCCTCGGGGCACTTTTCCTCTACGCGGGGATCATCAAGATCCTAACCCCCGCTGCTTTTGCCGGCAGCATCGCCAACTACCAGGTACTTCCCTATGCGGGAAACTACCTCGCAGCGGCAATCCTGCCATGGATCGAAGTCATCTGCGGGGCACTGCTCGTCACCGGGTGGCGAACCCGGAGCGCTGCCGCCCTGGTGGCCCTCATGAACGCATTTTTTATCATTCTTCTTTTCTCCACGGTAGCACGGGGACTCGACATCGATTGCGGATGCTTCAAGCAGGGGGGGGATAAGACCACGGCCTGGACCGCCATTTTCCGCGACACCATGTTCCTGGTGGCCGCCGTCTTCGTCTACCGGAAGGGGACAAAGTAA
- the plsY gene encoding glycerol-3-phosphate 1-O-acyltransferase PlsY — protein MLNEILLLAAAYLLGSIPTGLLLAKAAGVDIRTTGSGNIGATNVYRTLGRSVGIATLAGDCLKGFLPIIAAKYLGMADLWIALAGLAAFLGHVYSIFLAFKGGKGVATALGVFLGISPLAVLISLGIFIAVVVASRYISLGSIIAAAAMPPLVAFLDGRPPLVAVTVVIASIVIFKHRDNIARLRAGTENRFKA, from the coding sequence ATGCTTAACGAAATCCTTCTGCTGGCCGCAGCGTACCTACTCGGCTCAATACCAACGGGATTACTGCTTGCCAAAGCCGCCGGCGTCGACATCCGGACCACCGGCAGCGGCAACATCGGCGCCACCAACGTGTACCGTACCCTGGGCCGCTCCGTGGGTATCGCCACCCTGGCGGGAGACTGCCTCAAGGGGTTTCTCCCGATAATTGCCGCCAAATACCTGGGGATGGCCGACCTGTGGATAGCCCTTGCGGGTCTGGCGGCCTTCCTGGGCCATGTCTACTCGATATTCCTTGCCTTCAAGGGTGGAAAGGGCGTGGCCACGGCCCTCGGCGTCTTTCTCGGCATATCACCCCTTGCGGTTCTGATATCACTTGGTATTTTCATTGCCGTTGTCGTCGCATCGCGCTACATCTCTCTCGGCTCCATCATCGCCGCAGCGGCAATGCCCCCCCTGGTGGCTTTTCTGGATGGACGCCCTCCACTGGTTGCAGTGACCGTGGTGATCGCTTCCATCGTCATCTTCAAACACCGCGATAATATCGCACGACTCAGGGCTGGAACGGAAAACCGTTTCAAAGCCTGA
- the typA gene encoding translational GTPase TypA, which yields MQERIRNIAIIAHVDHGKTTLVDAMLKHAGVFRENEAITERVMDSNDLEKERGITILAKNLSVHHGRYKINIIDTPGHADFGGEVERVLKMVDSVLLLVDALDGPMPQTRFVLKKSLDLGLKPIVVINKIDRPGARPDEVVDMVFDLFCELNANDEQLDFPIVYTSAKLGFAKLDLASDSTSMEPLFAVVESNVRPPSGDPKLPFQLLVTNIDYNDYIGRIATGKVFNGSVKSGETVALVRRDGSIVRSRISKLLGYEGLKQVEVPEACTGDIVTVAGFDEVGIGETLAAADNPVALPYVSIDEPTISMNFIVNSSPFAGKEGKFVTSRNIRDRLDKELRTNVSLRVEDTGNADTFKVSGRGELHLSILIENMRREGFEMAVSKPEVILREIDGKKMEPMEYLVVDVPSEFQGAIIEKMGPRKGEMTSMQPMGETIRLEFIVPARGLIGLRGELLTETRGTAVMTHTFHDYAPYKGDIPGRKNGVLIAMENGETTAYSLDALQPRGILFIGAGVEVYGGMIIGQHAKDNDLDVNPCKGKKLTNVRASGSDDAIKLTPPRNLTLEQALEFIDDDELVEVTPQSIRLRKKELDPNRRKRK from the coding sequence ATGCAAGAACGGATCAGAAACATCGCCATCATAGCACACGTCGACCACGGCAAGACAACCCTCGTGGACGCCATGCTGAAGCACGCGGGGGTTTTCCGCGAAAACGAAGCAATCACCGAACGGGTCATGGACAGCAACGACCTGGAGAAGGAGCGGGGGATCACCATCCTCGCCAAGAACCTGTCGGTGCACCACGGCCGCTACAAGATCAACATCATCGACACCCCGGGCCACGCCGACTTCGGCGGCGAGGTGGAGCGGGTCCTCAAGATGGTGGACTCGGTGCTGCTGCTGGTGGATGCCCTGGACGGCCCCATGCCCCAGACCCGCTTCGTTCTCAAGAAGTCTCTTGATCTTGGCCTGAAGCCCATCGTCGTAATCAACAAGATCGACCGCCCCGGCGCCCGTCCCGACGAAGTTGTCGACATGGTCTTCGATCTCTTCTGCGAGCTGAACGCCAACGACGAGCAGCTGGATTTCCCCATCGTCTACACCAGCGCCAAGCTCGGCTTCGCCAAACTGGACCTCGCCTCCGACTCCACCAGCATGGAACCCCTCTTCGCCGTGGTGGAATCCAATGTCCGCCCCCCCTCAGGCGATCCCAAATTACCGTTCCAACTGCTGGTCACCAACATCGATTACAATGACTATATCGGCCGCATCGCCACGGGCAAGGTCTTCAACGGCAGCGTCAAGAGCGGCGAAACCGTGGCGCTGGTGCGCCGCGACGGAAGCATCGTCAGGAGCCGCATCTCAAAGCTCCTGGGCTACGAGGGGCTCAAGCAGGTGGAGGTTCCGGAAGCGTGCACCGGCGACATCGTCACCGTGGCCGGATTCGACGAAGTGGGTATCGGCGAGACCCTGGCTGCCGCCGACAATCCGGTGGCCCTCCCCTACGTCTCCATCGACGAGCCGACCATCTCCATGAACTTCATCGTCAACTCATCTCCCTTCGCCGGCAAGGAGGGTAAATTCGTCACCTCCCGCAACATCCGCGACCGGCTCGACAAAGAGTTGCGGACCAACGTGTCACTGCGGGTTGAGGATACCGGCAACGCCGACACCTTCAAGGTTTCCGGCCGGGGCGAGCTCCACCTCTCCATCCTCATCGAGAACATGCGCCGCGAAGGGTTCGAGATGGCGGTCTCCAAGCCCGAGGTCATCCTCCGTGAAATCGACGGGAAGAAGATGGAGCCGATGGAGTACCTGGTGGTGGACGTTCCCTCCGAGTTCCAGGGGGCAATCATCGAAAAGATGGGCCCCCGCAAAGGGGAGATGACCTCCATGCAGCCCATGGGCGAAACCATCAGGCTGGAATTCATCGTGCCGGCCCGTGGACTCATCGGCCTCCGGGGCGAGCTCCTCACCGAAACCCGCGGCACGGCCGTCATGACCCATACTTTCCACGATTACGCCCCCTACAAGGGTGACATCCCGGGACGCAAGAACGGGGTTCTCATCGCCATGGAGAACGGCGAAACCACCGCCTACTCCCTTGATGCCCTCCAGCCCCGCGGCATCCTCTTCATCGGGGCGGGCGTCGAGGTCTACGGCGGGATGATCATCGGCCAGCACGCCAAGGACAACGACCTTGACGTAAACCCCTGCAAGGGCAAAAAGCTCACCAACGTCCGTGCCTCTGGCTCCGATGACGCCATCAAGCTCACCCCGCCCCGCAACCTGACCCTGGAGCAGGCCCTGGAGTTCATAGACGACGATGAGCTGGTGGAAGTGACCCCCCAGTCAATCCGGCTCCGAAAGAAAGAGCTCGACCCGAACCGGCGCAAGCGGAAATAA
- a CDS encoding molybdopterin-dependent oxidoreductase: MVSLTIDGKDISVAKGSTILEAAAQLGITIPTLCWLKKVSPTGACRVCAVEVEGVDRPMTACNTPVKDGLKVTTQSENLSRTRQKIMELMLVNHPLDCPVCDAGGECDLQNSCYGLGASRQEYSALLERREIRYDWPLIESDPNRCILCEKCVKVDHEVVGCNAIAVVNRGEATVIDTVDGKPLNCEFCGNCVDACPTGTLISKPFKFRGRPWAFTTTKSVCAFCSTGCQIEYRTRNGRVERVTGDDESYNSGNLCINGRFGYSYVNSTERLVQPMVRGEKVDWNVAMGAAATGLKDVIAKYGPDAVAGFGSPRVTNEENFLFQKLFRGAMGSGNIDSEARLGFATAQRVLRERVGLRGASTTIDAIDRAGAVLVFGCDLNAEATGIEYRVIKAVTKNDAKLVLANMRDVKLKKFANSHLKYRPGSELAVINALTRIVLDEGLQDNDFVASRIANLPELVSSLSAVSVADAAAAAGMAEGELRAAARLLGKKKSVAVLFGADLMRINGAEKAVNALVNLALVLGALGKDAGGLFPVYEKTNIRGLLDMGVAPDMLPGYVAAPAKGKDVWQIIEGIEQGAIKALYLMGCDPVASFPEGERIRAALGKLELLIVQDPFPGESMKLAQVVFPASVAAEKSGTFTTIDGRIQSLGKAANPPGEAREDWDILTELYNRLAGESRSVSPALIMQEIAELVPCYGADVVLPAAFPVSGPVSLVPAADSGAAQSGQAPVLLAGAILYHSGTTTVWSKNNLEVAPAGYVEIHPEDAAKLGVADGSGVRISAGGVSVTGPAKVSGNVQPGLLFAPSHFRTMNVNALLARNAGMVQVKVEKA, encoded by the coding sequence ATGGTCAGTCTTACAATCGACGGGAAGGACATCTCGGTAGCCAAGGGAAGCACCATTCTTGAGGCGGCAGCACAGCTCGGCATCACCATACCGACTCTTTGCTGGCTCAAGAAGGTTTCACCCACAGGTGCCTGCCGTGTCTGCGCGGTGGAGGTTGAGGGTGTTGACCGGCCCATGACCGCCTGCAATACGCCAGTGAAGGATGGGCTCAAGGTAACAACCCAGTCTGAGAATCTGTCCCGGACCCGTCAGAAGATAATGGAGCTGATGCTGGTCAACCACCCACTTGATTGTCCCGTCTGCGACGCCGGTGGCGAGTGCGATCTCCAGAACTCCTGTTATGGCCTCGGGGCTTCCCGTCAGGAATATTCGGCACTGCTCGAGCGGCGTGAAATTCGCTATGACTGGCCTCTGATCGAGAGTGACCCCAATCGCTGCATCCTCTGTGAGAAATGCGTCAAGGTTGACCACGAGGTGGTGGGGTGCAATGCCATTGCCGTAGTGAACCGCGGTGAGGCTACTGTAATCGATACAGTGGACGGCAAGCCTCTCAACTGCGAATTTTGCGGCAACTGCGTCGATGCCTGCCCCACCGGTACCCTGATCAGCAAGCCCTTCAAGTTCCGGGGCCGGCCGTGGGCATTTACGACAACAAAGAGTGTCTGCGCATTTTGCTCAACTGGTTGCCAAATCGAGTATCGCACCCGCAATGGCCGTGTCGAGCGGGTAACCGGTGACGATGAGTCATACAACAGCGGCAATCTGTGCATCAACGGCCGTTTCGGATACAGCTACGTGAACTCCACGGAGCGGCTCGTTCAACCCATGGTGCGTGGGGAGAAAGTCGACTGGAACGTTGCCATGGGGGCTGCCGCAACTGGGCTGAAGGATGTCATAGCCAAGTATGGACCGGATGCAGTCGCCGGTTTCGGCTCACCCAGGGTTACCAATGAGGAAAACTTCCTCTTTCAAAAACTTTTCCGTGGTGCAATGGGGAGTGGAAACATCGACTCTGAGGCGCGTCTCGGCTTTGCAACGGCACAGCGGGTGCTCCGGGAACGGGTTGGCCTTCGGGGTGCCAGTACAACCATTGACGCCATTGACCGTGCCGGCGCCGTTCTCGTGTTCGGTTGTGATTTGAACGCCGAGGCGACCGGTATTGAGTATCGGGTGATAAAGGCTGTCACCAAGAACGATGCAAAACTTGTTCTTGCAAATATGCGGGATGTCAAGCTGAAGAAATTTGCCAACAGTCATCTCAAATACCGGCCCGGGAGTGAGCTTGCCGTCATAAACGCCCTTACCCGGATTGTGCTTGACGAAGGGCTGCAGGACAATGACTTCGTTGCAAGCCGCATTGCCAATCTGCCGGAACTGGTATCTTCCCTCAGCGCTGTATCGGTTGCCGACGCGGCTGCTGCTGCCGGTATGGCGGAAGGGGAACTTCGCGCGGCCGCCCGTCTGCTCGGCAAGAAAAAGAGTGTAGCCGTACTGTTCGGCGCCGATCTGATGCGGATCAACGGGGCGGAGAAGGCGGTGAATGCCCTGGTTAACCTCGCCCTCGTCCTTGGGGCGCTGGGCAAAGATGCCGGAGGCCTTTTCCCCGTCTACGAGAAGACCAATATCCGCGGGCTCCTCGATATGGGGGTTGCGCCGGACATGCTTCCAGGGTATGTGGCTGCCCCTGCTAAAGGTAAAGATGTCTGGCAGATTATCGAGGGGATAGAGCAGGGAGCCATAAAGGCGCTCTATCTGATGGGCTGCGATCCGGTTGCTTCTTTCCCCGAGGGTGAGCGGATTCGCGCTGCTCTTGGCAAACTGGAGCTTTTAATTGTCCAGGATCCGTTCCCTGGCGAGTCGATGAAACTGGCCCAGGTTGTATTCCCTGCTTCAGTTGCAGCAGAGAAGAGCGGAACGTTCACCACCATCGACGGTCGTATCCAATCCCTCGGCAAGGCTGCCAACCCTCCCGGTGAAGCCCGCGAGGACTGGGACATACTGACTGAACTCTATAACCGGCTTGCGGGTGAGAGTCGCTCTGTTTCACCGGCGCTGATCATGCAGGAGATTGCTGAACTGGTTCCCTGTTACGGCGCCGATGTTGTCCTGCCCGCTGCTTTCCCTGTTTCCGGCCCTGTTTCCCTGGTTCCGGCGGCTGATTCAGGTGCAGCACAGTCCGGACAGGCCCCCGTGCTCCTTGCCGGTGCAATTCTTTACCACAGTGGAACAACCACGGTATGGTCAAAGAATAACCTCGAGGTGGCTCCAGCCGGTTATGTGGAGATTCATCCGGAAGATGCCGCAAAGCTCGGCGTTGCTGACGGTTCCGGGGTGCGGATTTCCGCCGGCGGCGTGAGTGTGACCGGTCCGGCGAAGGTGTCAGGCAATGTGCAGCCGGGCCTTCTGTTTGCGCCTTCCCATTTCAGGACTATGAATGTGAACGCTCTCCTTGCAAGGAATGCCGGGATGGTACAGGTAAAGGTGGAAAAGGCGTAA
- a CDS encoding outer membrane protein assembly factor BamD has protein sequence MNRIQRPFLYCLLSLLALVAAGCATSPDAVSRNPDSMAKAAEDFQTSGRYEDAIAQWRKVRESYASPELTTQAEIKIADAQFDNKDYIEAAASYEEFRKLHPNHEQAPYALYRQALSHYEQITGIDTDQTPVSNAVTLFESFLRLYPSSEYAEDVRNKLEVCRMKQVEYEVYVGRFYYRTEKYSAAVKRLEETLKKYPKSPINDETLFYLGSAYIRTGEKAKGRDAFQQLFAEYRTSKYVNEARKFLDKNY, from the coding sequence ATGAACCGTATCCAGCGACCCTTTCTCTACTGCTTACTGAGCCTCCTTGCCCTTGTGGCCGCCGGCTGCGCAACATCGCCCGACGCGGTCAGCCGCAACCCCGACTCCATGGCCAAGGCTGCCGAGGATTTCCAGACCTCCGGCCGCTACGAGGACGCCATCGCCCAGTGGCGGAAGGTGCGGGAGAGCTATGCATCACCGGAGCTGACCACCCAGGCCGAAATCAAGATTGCCGATGCCCAGTTCGACAACAAGGACTACATCGAGGCGGCCGCTTCCTACGAGGAATTCCGCAAGCTCCACCCCAACCACGAGCAGGCCCCCTATGCCCTCTACCGCCAGGCCCTCAGCCACTACGAGCAGATAACCGGCATCGACACCGACCAGACGCCGGTTTCCAACGCTGTGACCCTGTTTGAATCCTTCCTGCGGCTCTATCCCTCCTCCGAATATGCAGAGGACGTGCGGAACAAGCTGGAAGTCTGCCGCATGAAGCAGGTGGAGTACGAAGTCTACGTCGGACGCTTTTACTATCGGACGGAGAAGTACAGTGCAGCGGTGAAGCGCCTGGAAGAGACCTTGAAAAAGTATCCCAAGTCTCCGATCAATGACGAAACCCTCTTCTATCTGGGGTCAGCCTACATCCGCACCGGCGAGAAGGCAAAGGGGCGCGACGCTTTCCAGCAACTCTTCGCCGAATACCGGACTAGCAAATACGTAAACGAGGCCCGGAAGTTCCTGGACAAGAATTACTGA
- a CDS encoding M23 family metallopeptidase, whose product MKMKPVAAVILCLLLLPGIAAASRRLPVDGGSVTSGIGWRIDPFGSGRMTYHRGVDIAVPQGTPVYPTQRGTVTFAGSYKGYGNLVAVDHGNGYVTLYGHNSTIRVTPGQAVDTETVLALAGSTGRSTGPHVHYEVRQYPGYGGRALELPEAQLTAMADGKDNALDEDHAAGKGDGEEETVEEEVPLHPLAGLALPGGDELP is encoded by the coding sequence ATGAAAATGAAACCTGTCGCCGCCGTTATCCTTTGTCTGCTGCTCCTTCCCGGCATCGCCGCCGCGTCACGGCGGCTGCCGGTGGATGGAGGCAGTGTCACCTCCGGCATCGGCTGGCGGATCGATCCTTTCGGCAGTGGCCGAATGACCTATCATCGTGGTGTCGATATTGCCGTCCCCCAGGGGACTCCCGTTTACCCAACCCAGCGGGGCACCGTTACCTTCGCCGGGTCTTACAAGGGGTATGGGAACCTTGTGGCGGTGGACCACGGCAATGGCTATGTGACCCTATACGGCCATAATTCGACGATTCGCGTTACGCCCGGCCAGGCCGTGGACACGGAAACCGTTCTGGCCCTGGCCGGGAGCACTGGCCGCTCCACCGGCCCCCATGTCCATTATGAGGTGCGGCAGTATCCCGGCTATGGCGGCAGGGCGCTGGAGCTTCCTGAGGCGCAGTTGACGGCCATGGCGGATGGGAAGGACAACGCCCTGGACGAGGATCATGCTGCCGGCAAGGGTGATGGTGAAGAAGAAACCGTCGAGGAAGAGGTTCCCCTGCACCCCCTGGCCGGGCTGGCCCTGCCGGGGGGTGATGAGCTTCCTTAG
- a CDS encoding rhodanese-like domain-containing protein has product MKTDLKRLAAEMATIIVIAAIIGIAWNYRVLRGVILEQGVQTPQAATATPPASSAAGATPLPLGLMQVKELFETGEAVIIDARDRETFRKGHIKGALSLPVGEADGLVPPFAERTPKDRLVIVYCGGYDCHDSRLLGEKLLAAGFGQVFVYEGGFPEWQDAGHPVAKGDQ; this is encoded by the coding sequence ATGAAGACGGACCTGAAGCGTCTCGCCGCCGAAATGGCGACGATCATCGTCATCGCAGCTATAATCGGCATCGCCTGGAACTACCGGGTTCTCCGGGGAGTAATCCTGGAACAAGGGGTCCAGACGCCTCAAGCGGCAACAGCAACTCCCCCGGCATCCTCTGCCGCAGGTGCAACACCGCTTCCCCTTGGCCTCATGCAGGTGAAGGAACTATTCGAAACCGGCGAGGCTGTCATAATCGACGCCCGTGATCGTGAAACCTTCCGCAAGGGGCACATCAAAGGCGCCCTGTCCCTTCCAGTGGGTGAGGCCGACGGCCTCGTCCCTCCCTTTGCAGAACGCACCCCAAAGGACAGGTTAGTCATCGTGTATTGCGGCGGCTATGACTGCCACGACAGCAGGCTCCTGGGCGAAAAACTTCTGGCAGCGGGCTTCGGTCAGGTATTCGTCTACGAGGGGGGGTTCCCCGAGTGGCAGGATGCGGGCCATCCCGTAGCGAAGGGGGACCAATAA